The following are encoded together in the Primulina tabacum isolate GXHZ01 chromosome 18, ASM2559414v2, whole genome shotgun sequence genome:
- the LOC142533722 gene encoding nudix hydrolase 26, chloroplastic — MAFTRPFLHSHPASLFLPRNFPNPKKFIPRPPFSLSMENPPQGYRRNVGICLINLSKKIFAASRLDIPDAWQMPQGGIDEKEDPRTAVMRELREETGVTSADIVAEVPYWLTYDFPPEVRDKLNQQWGSNWKGQAQKWFLLKFTGQDEEINLSGDGTEKAEFGEWSWLSSQQIVDLAVDFKKPVYQEVLTVFSPYLE, encoded by the exons ATGGCTTTCACTCGCCCTTTCCTTCATTCTCATCCAGCGTCTCTTTTCCTCCCACGCAACTTTCCGAATCCAAAGAAATTCATTCCCCGGCCTCCATTCTCGTTATCCATGGAAAACCCACCTCAAGGTTACCGAAGAAATGTCGGGATTTGTCTAATCAACCTCTCTAAAAAG ATTTTTGCTGCTTCCAGGCTTGATATACCAGATGCTTGGCAGATGCCTCAG GGAGGAATTGATGAAAAAGAGGATCCTAGGACTGCCGTCATGAGGGAGTTGAGAGAAGAAACTGGAGTTACCTCTGCTGATATTGTGGCAGAG GTGCCATATTGGTTAACATATGATTTCCCTCCAGAAGTCAGGGATAAACTTAATCAGCAATGGGGTTCAAACTGGAAAGGTCAAGCACAGAAGTG gtttcttttaaaatttacCGGACAGGATGAAGAAATCAATCTTTCAGGTGATGGGACTGAGAAGGCCGAGTTCGGTGAATGGTCATGGTTGTCGTCACAACAAATTGTTGATCTC GCGGTGGATTTCAAGAAGCCAGTATACCAAGAAGTTTTGACGGTTTTCTCTCCATATCTTGAGTAG